One genomic segment of Puniceicoccus vermicola includes these proteins:
- the ahr gene encoding NADPH-dependent aldehyde reductase Ahr → MIKAYMASGKGAPFELSEYDPGELGRDEVEIQVEYCGVCHSDFSIWKDEWGMSEYPLVAGHEVVGTVAEVGSDVKHLHEGQKVGLGWISGSCMTCHTCMEGDHNLCESADQTIVGRHGGFAERVRARAEWTIPLPEDLDFAKAGPLFCGGITVFNPLVINEVRPTDRVGVVGIGGLGHLALQFVNAWGCEVTAFSSSADKKEEALKLGAHRFVSSKDPKEVEAVANSLDLILVTINVPLDWEPFLAALRAKGKLHFVGVLPELQLPFFPLLAGQKSVGGSPFGSPATLAKMLEFCARHDIAPMVEEMPMSQINEAFERLEEGKPRYRIVLKNDI, encoded by the coding sequence ATGATCAAAGCGTACATGGCGAGCGGTAAGGGTGCCCCATTTGAGCTGTCGGAATATGATCCTGGCGAGCTGGGTAGGGATGAGGTCGAGATTCAGGTTGAATACTGCGGCGTCTGCCACAGTGATTTTTCCATCTGGAAGGACGAATGGGGAATGAGCGAGTATCCGCTCGTCGCCGGGCACGAGGTGGTTGGGACGGTCGCCGAGGTGGGTTCCGACGTGAAGCATCTCCATGAAGGTCAGAAGGTTGGGCTCGGCTGGATCTCCGGATCTTGCATGACCTGCCATACTTGCATGGAAGGGGATCACAATCTGTGTGAGAGCGCCGATCAGACGATTGTTGGTCGGCATGGCGGTTTTGCCGAACGCGTCCGAGCTCGGGCGGAATGGACGATTCCTCTTCCAGAAGATTTGGACTTTGCCAAGGCTGGGCCGCTTTTTTGCGGGGGGATCACCGTTTTTAACCCGTTGGTCATCAACGAGGTCCGGCCGACGGATCGGGTCGGCGTAGTCGGAATCGGTGGGCTTGGTCACTTGGCTCTGCAATTTGTCAATGCTTGGGGCTGTGAGGTGACCGCTTTTTCTTCCTCGGCGGATAAGAAGGAAGAGGCTTTGAAGTTGGGGGCTCATCGGTTCGTCTCGAGCAAAGATCCGAAAGAGGTTGAGGCTGTGGCGAATTCTTTGGACTTGATCCTCGTCACGATCAACGTGCCTCTCGATTGGGAACCATTTCTTGCCGCCCTTCGCGCCAAAGGAAAGCTTCACTTCGTCGGAGTGCTTCCCGAACTCCAGCTTCCTTTCTTCCCGTTGCTTGCGGGGCAAAAGAGTGTCGGTGGCTCACCCTTTGGCAGCCCAGCCACTCTCGCCAAAATGCTTGAATTCTGCGCAAGGCACGACATCGCTCCGATGGTCGAGGAGATGCCGATGAGCCAGATTAACGAGGCTTTCGAGAGATTGGAAGAGGGCAAACCTCGGTATCGAATCGTTCTCAAAAACGATATCTAG
- the gltB gene encoding glutamate synthase large subunit, whose product MEQRFERPKAQGLYDPNNERENCGIGLIVDMKGRRSHDIVQGALEICVNLDHRGGCGCDPITGDGAGLFIQIPDKFLRKVCRMEGGFELPEEGDYGAGFVFLSKDPEERAEEEKTIEEIVKEEGFSFLGWRDVPVRSGILGKASADCEPFMRQFFIGREDVVERGLPFERKLYVIRRIAAHRIRYRGEDEESIYYISSLSSRTMVYKGMLTTGQLQEYFPDLSDEAMESAMALTHSRFSTNTFPSWPRAQPFRYLCHNGEINTVRGNENWLHARQMQLASEVFGKDFRKLLPIIREEGSDSQKFDNCLEFLVLSGRSLAHAMMMMIPEPWERHRHMPQHKRDFYEFHACMMEPWDGPASMAISDGVQVGATLDRNGLRPSRYYVTSDDKVILASEVGVLAGVESKNVVQKGRLEPGRMFLIDMEKGRIVGDDELKEQIASEHPYGEWLRDNLVEAERLPVPKKVIADDFESIETRQKAFGYTFEDMRFILGPSAEIGKQPLGSMGNDAPLAVFSDQPQLLYNYFKQLFAQVTNPPIDPIREELVTASVTFLGSEGDLTRPGPESCRMIKLESPLIDRHQLRQLVEIDMKGFNSTILPITFSPRVGGLASGHSQNSEPDISEKGLEAAMEQLFENADAAIDDGVNILILSDRKVGPKKAPIPALLAVAGLHHHLVRQGTRTRVSIVLESGEPREVHHFALLLGYGADAINPYLALESVRHMVANDDIKVGPDKACLNFLKANLNGVIKTMSKMGISTVASYRGAQIFEAIGLNQLVIDKYFTKTASRVEGIGIEAISRETEIRHFSAFAPRGDSRAVALNSGGVYQWRKDGERHLFNPVTIHKLQKATRLGDYAVFREYADIIDNQSKETFTLRGLMEFRFDESKSIPVEEVESVDAIVRRFKTGAMSYGSISKEAHESLAIAMNRLGGKSNTGEGGEDSDRFTPDENGDSRRSAIKQVASGRFGVTSHYLVNSDEIQIKIVQGAKPGEGGELPGHKVLPQIAKTRGTTPGVGLISPPPHHDIYSIEDLAELIHDLKNSNVNARVNVKLVSAVGVGTIAAGVAKAKADVILVSGYDGGTGASPRSSIQHAGAPWELGVAETNQTLLLNDLRSRVVVETDGQLKTGRDVAIACLLGAEEFGFATAPLITLGCLMMRVCQKNTCPVGIATQNPELRKKFNGGAEAVENFMRFVAEDLRGVMAKLGFRTINEMVGRVDKLELRKAIDHWKARGLDYSKILYRPYVGKNVGTYCQMKQDHLLDISLDRTEILNRAKPAIEEGKPVEMDLPVINTNRVVGTMTGAEISRKHGAEGLPNDTVRINLTGSAGQSLGAFCPKGMTFSVTGDTNDYLGKGLSGAKIIVRPPEDSPFVARENIITGNVCFYGATAGEAYVAGMAGERFCVRNSGVEAVVEGVGDHALEYMTGGMVINLGTTGRNLGAGMSGGVAYVYDELGDFVEKRLNAEMVNVYQLIECKDEEIELVRSKIERHVEYTGSVHGKAILDEWPESAQRFLKIMPQDYERVLQAQTRAEERGLEGDAAILAAFEENVMAGH is encoded by the coding sequence ATGGAACAACGATTTGAACGACCTAAGGCGCAAGGCCTTTACGATCCAAATAACGAGCGCGAAAACTGCGGTATCGGACTGATTGTGGACATGAAGGGGCGCCGGTCTCATGACATCGTCCAAGGTGCGTTGGAGATCTGCGTGAATCTCGATCACCGGGGCGGTTGCGGTTGCGACCCGATTACCGGAGATGGCGCCGGGCTTTTTATCCAGATTCCTGACAAGTTCCTCCGCAAGGTCTGCCGCATGGAGGGAGGCTTTGAGCTTCCCGAAGAAGGGGATTACGGTGCGGGTTTTGTTTTTCTCTCCAAGGATCCGGAAGAGCGGGCCGAGGAGGAGAAGACGATCGAGGAGATCGTCAAAGAAGAAGGTTTTTCTTTCCTCGGTTGGCGCGATGTGCCGGTACGCAGCGGGATCCTCGGGAAAGCCTCTGCCGATTGTGAACCGTTCATGCGTCAGTTCTTCATCGGGCGTGAGGATGTGGTCGAGCGGGGTCTGCCGTTTGAACGGAAGCTATACGTCATTCGCCGGATCGCAGCCCACCGGATTCGCTACCGGGGCGAGGATGAGGAGTCTATTTATTACATTAGCTCCCTTTCGAGCCGGACGATGGTCTACAAGGGGATGCTGACCACCGGGCAGCTCCAGGAGTATTTCCCGGATTTGAGCGATGAGGCGATGGAGTCGGCGATGGCGCTGACGCACTCTCGTTTCTCTACCAACACTTTCCCTAGCTGGCCGCGGGCTCAGCCTTTCCGCTACCTTTGCCATAACGGCGAAATCAACACCGTTCGTGGAAATGAGAATTGGCTCCATGCCCGGCAGATGCAGTTGGCATCGGAGGTTTTTGGGAAGGATTTCCGCAAGTTGCTCCCGATCATCCGCGAAGAAGGGTCGGACTCGCAAAAGTTCGACAACTGTTTGGAGTTCCTCGTCCTTTCCGGACGGAGTCTCGCCCACGCGATGATGATGATGATTCCTGAACCGTGGGAGCGTCACCGTCATATGCCACAGCATAAGCGTGACTTTTACGAATTCCACGCCTGCATGATGGAGCCTTGGGATGGCCCGGCTTCGATGGCGATTTCCGACGGGGTTCAAGTCGGTGCGACTCTGGACCGTAATGGTCTGCGCCCATCTCGTTACTACGTAACGTCTGACGATAAGGTGATTCTCGCGTCTGAAGTCGGGGTCTTGGCCGGAGTGGAGTCGAAGAATGTGGTCCAGAAAGGCCGTCTCGAGCCGGGTCGGATGTTCCTGATCGATATGGAGAAGGGCCGGATCGTCGGAGATGACGAGCTGAAGGAACAGATTGCCAGCGAGCATCCTTATGGGGAATGGTTGCGGGACAACTTGGTCGAAGCCGAGCGTCTTCCGGTTCCGAAAAAGGTGATCGCGGATGATTTTGAATCGATCGAGACGCGGCAGAAGGCTTTCGGGTACACCTTTGAGGATATGCGCTTTATCCTCGGTCCCAGTGCCGAGATTGGCAAACAGCCCTTGGGTTCGATGGGGAACGATGCGCCGCTGGCCGTGTTCTCCGACCAGCCGCAGCTACTTTACAACTACTTCAAGCAGCTCTTTGCGCAGGTCACCAATCCGCCGATCGATCCCATTCGGGAAGAGTTGGTCACCGCCAGTGTGACTTTCCTCGGTTCGGAAGGGGACCTGACTCGTCCGGGGCCCGAAAGTTGCCGGATGATCAAGTTGGAGTCTCCTTTGATCGACCGCCATCAGCTGCGGCAGTTGGTGGAGATCGACATGAAGGGCTTCAACTCTACCATCTTGCCGATTACCTTTTCCCCGCGGGTGGGAGGATTGGCCAGTGGACACAGCCAGAATTCCGAACCGGATATTTCTGAGAAAGGGTTGGAAGCTGCCATGGAGCAGCTCTTCGAGAATGCCGATGCGGCGATTGATGACGGGGTGAATATTCTTATCCTCTCAGATCGTAAGGTCGGGCCGAAGAAGGCTCCGATCCCGGCTCTCCTCGCCGTGGCTGGTCTTCACCACCACCTCGTGCGGCAGGGAACGCGCACGCGGGTATCCATCGTCTTGGAGTCGGGTGAACCCCGCGAAGTTCACCACTTCGCCCTTCTTTTGGGCTACGGGGCGGATGCCATCAATCCGTATCTCGCTCTGGAGAGTGTTCGTCACATGGTGGCGAATGACGACATCAAGGTGGGGCCGGACAAGGCTTGCCTCAATTTCCTGAAGGCAAACTTGAATGGCGTGATCAAGACGATGTCGAAGATGGGGATCTCGACCGTGGCTTCCTACCGCGGCGCACAGATCTTCGAAGCGATCGGTCTCAACCAGCTCGTGATCGATAAGTATTTCACCAAGACCGCCTCCCGTGTGGAGGGGATTGGAATTGAAGCGATCTCTCGCGAAACCGAAATCCGCCATTTCAGCGCTTTTGCTCCCCGGGGTGACAGCCGCGCGGTGGCTCTCAATTCCGGAGGGGTCTACCAGTGGAGAAAAGACGGTGAACGCCACCTCTTTAATCCGGTGACGATCCACAAGCTGCAAAAGGCAACCCGCCTCGGCGACTACGCGGTCTTCCGCGAGTATGCGGACATCATTGACAACCAGTCCAAGGAAACCTTCACCCTGCGGGGACTGATGGAGTTTCGCTTTGACGAATCGAAGTCGATTCCGGTTGAGGAAGTCGAGTCCGTCGACGCCATTGTCCGTCGTTTCAAAACGGGTGCTATGTCCTACGGGTCGATCTCGAAAGAAGCGCACGAATCGTTGGCCATTGCCATGAATCGCCTGGGAGGAAAGTCCAACACCGGTGAAGGTGGGGAAGATTCTGACCGCTTTACTCCGGATGAGAACGGCGACAGCCGTCGTTCGGCGATCAAGCAGGTGGCCTCTGGCCGTTTCGGGGTGACCAGTCACTATTTGGTCAATTCCGACGAGATTCAGATCAAGATCGTTCAGGGTGCCAAGCCCGGTGAAGGTGGAGAGCTGCCCGGACACAAAGTCCTCCCGCAGATCGCCAAGACACGGGGAACCACTCCAGGGGTCGGACTCATCTCGCCGCCGCCGCACCATGATATTTATTCGATTGAGGATCTGGCCGAGCTGATTCACGACCTGAAGAATTCCAATGTGAATGCTCGGGTGAACGTGAAGCTGGTCTCGGCAGTCGGGGTCGGAACGATTGCCGCCGGTGTCGCGAAGGCGAAGGCCGATGTTATTCTTGTCTCCGGCTACGATGGGGGAACTGGGGCGTCTCCTCGTTCCTCGATCCAACACGCCGGAGCTCCATGGGAGTTGGGTGTCGCCGAAACCAATCAGACTCTATTGCTCAACGACCTGCGCTCTCGCGTCGTGGTCGAGACGGATGGCCAGTTGAAGACAGGCCGCGACGTTGCCATCGCCTGCTTGCTCGGCGCCGAGGAGTTTGGTTTTGCGACCGCACCCCTCATCACCCTCGGGTGCTTGATGATGCGTGTTTGTCAAAAGAATACCTGCCCAGTTGGGATCGCGACGCAGAACCCTGAGCTTCGGAAGAAGTTCAATGGAGGAGCGGAGGCCGTTGAAAACTTCATGCGATTTGTGGCCGAAGATCTTCGCGGCGTTATGGCGAAGCTTGGTTTCCGCACGATCAATGAGATGGTCGGACGCGTCGACAAGTTGGAGCTACGCAAGGCTATTGATCACTGGAAGGCGAGAGGGCTGGATTACAGCAAGATCCTCTACCGTCCGTACGTCGGTAAGAATGTCGGCACCTATTGCCAGATGAAGCAGGACCACCTGCTTGATATTTCTCTCGATCGCACGGAAATTCTCAACCGCGCAAAGCCGGCGATTGAGGAGGGCAAACCAGTTGAGATGGATCTGCCTGTGATCAATACGAACCGGGTCGTCGGAACGATGACCGGAGCCGAAATCTCGAGAAAACATGGCGCTGAGGGTTTGCCGAATGACACGGTCCGCATCAACTTGACCGGTTCCGCGGGGCAGAGTCTCGGCGCGTTCTGTCCGAAGGGGATGACCTTCTCTGTGACCGGCGATACCAATGACTACCTCGGTAAGGGATTGTCTGGAGCTAAGATCATCGTCCGTCCGCCGGAAGATTCACCGTTTGTCGCCCGTGAGAACATCATTACCGGTAACGTCTGCTTCTATGGAGCAACGGCCGGAGAAGCCTACGTCGCCGGAATGGCGGGAGAGCGCTTCTGCGTTCGCAACTCGGGAGTTGAGGCGGTTGTTGAAGGAGTCGGCGATCACGCCTTGGAATACATGACTGGCGGGATGGTAATTAATCTCGGAACAACCGGACGTAATCTTGGTGCCGGGATGTCAGGTGGAGTCGCCTACGTCTACGACGAGTTGGGTGATTTCGTCGAGAAGCGCCTCAATGCCGAGATGGTCAATGTGTATCAACTCATCGAATGCAAGGATGAGGAGATCGAATTGGTGCGCTCAAAGATTGAGCGTCACGTCGAATACACCGGATCCGTTCACGGAAAAGCGATTCTCGACGAGTGGCCAGAGAGCGCTCAGCGCTTTTTGAAGATCATGCCTCAGGATTATGAACGTGTGCTGCAGGCACAGACCCGTGCCGAGGAGCGCGGACTCGAAGGAGACGCGGCCATCCTCGCTGCCTTCGAAGAAAACGTGATGGCGGGACACTAA